In the genome of Eschrichtius robustus isolate mEscRob2 chromosome 12, mEscRob2.pri, whole genome shotgun sequence, one region contains:
- the TREM2 gene encoding triggering receptor expressed on myeloid cells 2, whose amino-acid sequence MEPLGLLILLFVTELSRAHNTTVFQGTAGRSLRVSCPYNFLKHWGRRKAWCRQLGEEGLCQQVVSTHPSWLLSFLKRRNGSTAIMDDALGGTLTITLRNLQAHDAGLYQCQSLHGSEADTLRKVLVEVLADPLDYQDLGDLWIPEESKSFEDAHVEHSISRKLSEEESPFPPISILFLLACIFLSKLLAASTLWAAAWHGQKRRTPHASGLDCGHDPGYQLQTLTGELGEHGGGWGLVRWG is encoded by the exons ATGGAGCCTCTTGGGCTGCTCATCTTGCTCTTTGTCACAG AGCTGTCCCGAGCCCACAACACCACGGTGTTCCAGGGCACGGCAGGCCGGTCCCTGAGGGTCTCCTGCCCCTACAACTTCTTGAAGCACTGGGGGAGACGCAAAGCCTGGTGCCGCCAGCTGGGTGAAGAGGGCCTGTGCCAGCAGGTGGTCAGTACTCACCCCTCGTGGCTGCTGTCCTTCCTGAAGAGGCGCAATGGGAGCACAGCCATCATGGACGATGCCCTGGGTGGCACACTCACCATTACGCTGCGGAATCTTCAAGCCCATGACGCTGGCCTCTATCAGTGCCAGAGTCTCCATGGTAGTGAGGCCGACACCCTCAGGAAGGTCCTGGTGGAGGTGCTGGCTG ACCCCCTTGATTACCAGGACCTTGGAGATCTCTGGATCCCTGAGGAGTCCAAGAGCTTTGAGGATGCCCACGTGGAGCACAGCATCTCCAG GAAACTTTCTGAAGAGGAGAGCCCCTTCCCACCCATTTCCATCCTTTTCCTCCTGGCCTGCATCTTTCTCAGCAAGCTTCTAGCAGCCAGCACTCTCTGGGCTGCAGCCTGGCATGGGCAGAAACGGAGGACACCCCATGCCAGTGGGCTGGACTGTGGCCATGACCCAGGTTATCAGCTCCAAACCTTGACAGGTGAGCTTGGAGAGCATGGTGGCGGCTGGGGGCTGGTGAGGTGGGGCTGA
- the LOC137773836 gene encoding trem-like transcript 1 protein isoform X2 — MGPNLLLLLFLGLAEDDEETHQVRSLADISSSDPVGSASPLDPSRDKKSRPLIWGAVLLLGLLVMAVVLFAVMAKRKGNRLAACGRFQSSGVSGSAPSSVVHHISDSGLAVDVPSDVPYVRLDSPPSFDNNTYTNLPLDSLSGKHPPPAPSCLPPLPPKAEICSKPVTYATVIFPGGDKSGGASFKPAQDPPNSEIPPS, encoded by the exons ATGGGCCCCAACCTGCTCCTGTTGCTGTTCCTGGGACTAGCAG AGGACGACGAGGAGACCCATCAGGTCAGGAGTCTGGCTGACATCTCCTCTTCAGATCCTGTAGGCAGTGCCAGCCCTTTGGACCCCAGCCGAGATAAGAAGAG CAGACCCTTGATTTGGGGTGCTGTGCTCCTGCTGGGCCTGCTGGTGATGGCGGTGGTGCTGTTTGCTGTGATGGCCAAAAGGAAAG GGAACAGGCTTGCTGCCTGTGGACGATTTCAGAGCAGTGGAGTCTCAGGCTCG GCCCCCTCCTCAGTGGTCCACCACATCAGTGACTCTGGACTGGCTGTTGACGTGCCATCGGATGTACCATATGTTAGGCTCGACTCGCCACCTTCCTTTGACAATAACACCTACACCAACCTTCCTCTTGATTCCCTGTCAGGGAaacacccacccccagccccatcctgTTTGCCCCCTCTGCCTCCTAAGGCTGAGATCTGCTCCAAGCCTGTGACATACGCCACAGTCATCTTCCCTGGAGGGGACAAGAGTGGAGGAGCCTCCTTCAAGCCAGCCCAGGATCCACCTAATAGCGAGATTCCACCCAGCTAA
- the LOC137773836 gene encoding trem-like transcript 1 protein isoform X1 translates to MGPNLLLLLFLGLAGQGSAGSLPEVLQAPVGSSILVQCHYRLQDVKARKVWCRFLPEGCQPLVSSAVERRAPASSRVFLTDLGGGLLQVEMVTLQEEDAGEYGCVVEGISGPQTVHRISLDVLPAEDDEETHQVRSLADISSSDPVGSASPLDPSRDKKSRPLIWGAVLLLGLLVMAVVLFAVMAKRKGNRLAACGRFQSSGVSGSAPSSVVHHISDSGLAVDVPSDVPYVRLDSPPSFDNNTYTNLPLDSLSGKHPPPAPSCLPPLPPKAEICSKPVTYATVIFPGGDKSGGASFKPAQDPPNSEIPPS, encoded by the exons ATGGGCCCCAACCTGCTCCTGTTGCTGTTCCTGGGACTAGCAG GCCAGGGCTCGGCTGGCAGCCTCCCTGAGGTGCTGCAGGCGCCTGTGGGGAGCTCCATCCTGGTGCAGTGCCACTACCGACTCCAGGATGTCAAGGCTCGAAAGGTGTGGTGCCGGTTCCTGCCAGAGGGATGCCAGCCCTTGGTGTCGTCAGCTGTGGAACGCAGGGCCCCAGCCAGCAGCCGCGTATTTCTCACTGACCTGGGGGGTGGCCTGCTCCAGGTGGAGATGGTTACCCTACAGGAGGAGGATGCCGGAGAGTACGGCTGCGTGGTAGAGGGAATCTCAGGGCCCCAGACTGTGCACAGAATCAGTCTGGATGTGCTCCCTGCAG AGGACGACGAGGAGACCCATCAGGTCAGGAGTCTGGCTGACATCTCCTCTTCAGATCCTGTAGGCAGTGCCAGCCCTTTGGACCCCAGCCGAGATAAGAAGAG CAGACCCTTGATTTGGGGTGCTGTGCTCCTGCTGGGCCTGCTGGTGATGGCGGTGGTGCTGTTTGCTGTGATGGCCAAAAGGAAAG GGAACAGGCTTGCTGCCTGTGGACGATTTCAGAGCAGTGGAGTCTCAGGCTCG GCCCCCTCCTCAGTGGTCCACCACATCAGTGACTCTGGACTGGCTGTTGACGTGCCATCGGATGTACCATATGTTAGGCTCGACTCGCCACCTTCCTTTGACAATAACACCTACACCAACCTTCCTCTTGATTCCCTGTCAGGGAaacacccacccccagccccatcctgTTTGCCCCCTCTGCCTCCTAAGGCTGAGATCTGCTCCAAGCCTGTGACATACGCCACAGTCATCTTCCCTGGAGGGGACAAGAGTGGAGGAGCCTCCTTCAAGCCAGCCCAGGATCCACCTAATAGCGAGATTCCACCCAGCTAA